The following are encoded in a window of Gramella sp. MT6 genomic DNA:
- the glgB gene encoding 1,4-alpha-glucan branching protein GlgB — MKKEVQVHSLFSDFDISLFRAGKHYRLYEKFGAHIMEVNGEKGVYFAVWAPTAKSVSVIGDFNFWLEGEHPLNVRWDESGIWEGFIPGVEKGAKYKYKIHSNNSDMKLEKADPYALKCEHPPNTASIVWDLDYKWKDKKYLSTRKDKNSLDSPYSVYEVHLGSWRKNMHEHRSLTYSEMADELVSYVKELGFTHVEFMPIMEYPYDPSWGYQLTGYFAPTSRFGTPQEFMELMDAFHKAGIGVILDWVPSHFPEDKHGLGFFDGSHLYEHPDPRKGYHPDWKSLIFNYGRNEVRSFLISNAVFWLDKYHVDGLRVDAVASMLYLDYSREDGEWEPNEHGGRENLDAISFVRDLNTEVYKSFEGVQTIAEESTSFPMVSRPVDLGGLGFGMKWMMGWMHDTLEYFKKDPIYRQYHHNDISFSMTYTFTENFALPLSHDEVVYGKKSLLGRMPGDEWQRFANLRLLYSYMFTHPGAKLLFMGAEIGQYEEWNYNTSLDWHLLEYEPHQGIKKLLTDLNKLYKSKPALYEKQFSAEGFEWIAYDDSQNSVLSYLRKGNDAKDTLVIVCNFTPTILKDYRIGLPSKGKLKEVFNSDDKKYWGSGLKNKSIKTEEISAHGKDHSTEISIPPLGTVVFEIL, encoded by the coding sequence ATGAAAAAAGAAGTACAGGTACACTCTTTATTTTCAGATTTCGATATATCATTATTCAGAGCAGGAAAGCATTATAGACTCTATGAAAAATTTGGCGCTCATATCATGGAAGTCAATGGTGAAAAAGGTGTTTATTTTGCCGTTTGGGCACCTACGGCCAAATCTGTTTCTGTCATTGGAGATTTTAATTTCTGGCTCGAGGGAGAGCATCCATTAAATGTCCGCTGGGATGAAAGCGGTATTTGGGAAGGTTTTATCCCAGGTGTAGAAAAAGGAGCGAAATATAAATACAAGATACATTCTAATAACAGCGATATGAAGCTGGAAAAAGCAGATCCTTACGCTTTAAAATGTGAGCATCCGCCAAATACCGCATCTATCGTTTGGGACCTGGATTATAAATGGAAAGACAAAAAATATCTTTCTACCAGGAAAGATAAGAATTCACTGGACAGCCCATATTCTGTATATGAAGTTCATTTAGGATCCTGGAGAAAGAATATGCATGAGCACCGGTCTTTAACTTATAGCGAAATGGCAGACGAGCTGGTTTCGTATGTTAAAGAACTTGGTTTTACTCACGTAGAATTTATGCCAATTATGGAATATCCATATGATCCTTCATGGGGCTATCAGCTTACCGGATATTTTGCTCCTACCTCCAGATTTGGAACACCTCAGGAATTCATGGAATTAATGGACGCTTTTCATAAGGCTGGAATTGGAGTGATCCTGGATTGGGTGCCTTCACATTTCCCGGAAGATAAACATGGTCTCGGCTTTTTTGATGGTTCTCACTTATATGAGCACCCAGACCCTCGCAAAGGATATCATCCAGACTGGAAAAGTCTCATCTTTAACTACGGAAGAAATGAAGTTCGCTCCTTCCTTATAAGTAATGCCGTTTTCTGGTTGGATAAATATCATGTAGATGGCCTTAGAGTAGATGCTGTTGCCTCAATGTTATATTTAGACTATTCCAGAGAAGATGGCGAATGGGAGCCTAATGAACACGGAGGTCGTGAAAACCTTGATGCCATTAGTTTTGTAAGAGATCTTAATACTGAGGTTTATAAAAGTTTTGAAGGGGTGCAAACCATTGCTGAAGAGTCCACATCTTTTCCTATGGTATCCAGACCTGTAGACCTTGGAGGACTTGGTTTCGGGATGAAATGGATGATGGGCTGGATGCACGATACTCTTGAATATTTTAAAAAAGACCCTATTTACCGGCAATATCATCATAATGATATTAGCTTTAGTATGACCTATACTTTTACTGAAAATTTTGCTCTTCCCTTAAGTCACGATGAAGTTGTCTACGGAAAGAAATCTTTATTGGGAAGAATGCCGGGAGATGAATGGCAGAGATTCGCCAATTTAAGGTTGTTATATTCCTATATGTTCACTCATCCGGGTGCGAAATTACTCTTCATGGGAGCCGAAATCGGGCAATATGAAGAATGGAACTACAATACGAGTCTGGACTGGCATCTCTTGGAATACGAACCTCATCAGGGAATCAAAAAATTACTTACAGATCTCAACAAACTTTATAAAAGCAAACCGGCTCTATATGAAAAGCAATTTTCAGCGGAAGGATTTGAATGGATCGCGTATGATGACAGTCAAAATTCGGTCTTGAGCTATTTGAGAAAGGGAAATGATGCAAAAGATACTTTGGTAATCGTGTGTAATTTCACTCCTACCATACTAAAAGATTACAGGATCGGATTGCCATCTAAAGGAAAGCTCAAAGAAGTTTTCAATTCAGACGATAAGAAATACTGGGGCTCCGGCTTAAAGAACAAATCCATAAAAACTGAAGAAATTTCCGCCCACGGAAAAGATCATTCTACAGAAATTTCCATTCCGCCATTAGGCACTGTTGTTTTTGAAATTTTATGA
- a CDS encoding trehalose synthase translates to MNKKAKPEINTSDFQFKCTWEDAFEDQEFIKTFSTEILEDYILKKRWYAGKSSTLKYIEVVDHGKLSSEKNTFYGVLIEINFSEAFFQDYFIPLSFIPDSKDKLETNTVIAPVTFKGEEGYLIDALHIEDFRHLVFDKIMAYTSDQEDDKVIFHRSETVKPVKYKSSKFMGGEQSNTSIIYNEKFVMKFFRRIYTSKNPDYEISRFLTEKSNFKNTPAYVGSINLALVNGDTITLSLMQDLLENEGDAWKYMLQELKSVFSNIEKKKIKVNNLPDISLYQRQPINTIPPEIIDFAGLNIFLKVSKLALRTAEMHIALGSDMQDTAFTPTKYNGDYAVWLKNRLIYMFQNRLNTIENNMHKLDGEALKLANDFLDKKKEIREHFLNFDWTKMKSERIRIHGDYHLGQVLVDHDDFYLLDFEGEPESTIQDRKVKQPPLKDVAGMFRSFHYAIYSTIFNNTGSFSTSQDEMFKAGEVLYKYMIGVFMETYVDKVQTENLNIGYKQEIEFLLDYCLLEKAVYELGYELNSRPRWTIIPLRGIASILKNKKN, encoded by the coding sequence ATGAACAAAAAGGCTAAACCAGAGATCAACACTTCAGACTTTCAATTTAAATGCACCTGGGAAGATGCATTTGAAGACCAGGAATTCATCAAGACCTTCAGCACTGAAATTCTTGAGGATTATATTCTGAAAAAACGCTGGTATGCCGGAAAGTCAAGCACTCTAAAATATATCGAGGTCGTAGATCACGGTAAACTGAGTTCAGAAAAAAATACCTTTTACGGGGTTTTAATAGAGATCAACTTTAGTGAAGCTTTTTTTCAGGATTACTTTATTCCTTTAAGTTTTATCCCCGATTCCAAAGACAAACTGGAAACGAATACCGTCATTGCTCCGGTTACCTTTAAGGGAGAAGAAGGATATCTCATAGATGCACTGCATATTGAAGATTTTAGACACCTGGTGTTTGATAAGATCATGGCCTACACTTCAGACCAGGAAGACGATAAGGTCATTTTTCACAGATCTGAAACTGTAAAACCGGTGAAATATAAATCTTCCAAATTCATGGGAGGCGAACAAAGCAACACCTCGATCATCTACAATGAAAAATTTGTGATGAAATTCTTCAGGAGGATCTATACCAGTAAAAACCCAGATTATGAAATTAGCCGTTTCTTAACTGAAAAAAGTAATTTTAAGAATACTCCGGCCTACGTGGGAAGTATCAACCTGGCCCTGGTCAATGGAGATACCATAACTCTTTCGTTAATGCAGGACTTGCTGGAAAACGAGGGAGATGCCTGGAAATATATGCTGCAGGAATTAAAGTCGGTTTTTTCCAATATTGAAAAGAAAAAGATCAAGGTTAACAACCTGCCCGATATTTCTCTTTATCAAAGACAACCTATAAATACGATCCCGCCAGAAATCATTGATTTCGCAGGTCTCAATATTTTTCTGAAGGTTTCCAAACTGGCGCTGAGAACCGCTGAAATGCATATAGCACTGGGAAGCGACATGCAGGACACTGCATTCACACCCACAAAATATAATGGTGATTATGCGGTATGGTTAAAGAACAGGCTTATCTATATGTTCCAAAACAGGCTCAATACCATCGAAAATAACATGCATAAGCTGGATGGTGAGGCGCTCAAACTGGCGAACGACTTCCTGGATAAGAAAAAAGAGATCAGGGAACATTTTCTGAATTTCGACTGGACCAAAATGAAAAGTGAACGCATCAGGATACACGGTGATTACCATCTGGGACAGGTCCTTGTAGATCATGATGATTTTTATTTACTGGATTTTGAGGGTGAACCAGAAAGCACTATTCAGGATAGAAAAGTAAAGCAACCACCATTAAAGGATGTTGCAGGTATGTTTAGATCTTTCCATTATGCTATTTATTCCACGATTTTTAATAACACTGGCAGCTTTTCTACCTCACAGGACGAAATGTTCAAGGCTGGGGAAGTTTTGTATAAGTATATGATTGGTGTATTTATGGAAACCTATGTAGATAAGGTACAAACCGAAAATCTTAACATTGGTTATAAACAGGAAATAGAATTTTTACTGGATTATTGCCTTCTGGAAAAGGCGGTATATGAATTAGGCTATGAATTGAATTCCAGGCCGCGCTGGACCATCATTCCCTTAAGAGGAATAGCCAGCATTTTAAAGAACAAGAAAAACTAA
- a CDS encoding alpha-1,4-glucan--maltose-1-phosphate maltosyltransferase — protein MLEKSRIVIENIEPEVNCGEYPIKRVVNEIVQVSADIFGDGHDIIQASVFYKHNKQRSWNESRMLPTVNDSWSGHFNVEKQGDYEYYLQGWEDHGLNWRHGIVKKIEDGQHVNSELLEGAELLKPILKKCTKSEAELVKRAISTFQNKEEYDEAVNICVNQDLENIFINYPIKAVPYETKKLPVYVDRKKARFSTWYEFFPRSASPEENKHGTFKDCENILPRIAEMGFDVLYFPPVHPIGEVNRKGKNNATDAAPGDVGSPWGIGSEKGGHTDLHPELGDLKDFKSLVDRAKDLDIEIAMDFALQAAPDHPYVKQHPKWFKWRPDGSIQYAENPPKKYQDILPIHFESDEWKKMWSEFRDIVLYWIEEVGINIFRVDNPHTKPFYFWGWLIAEVKKKHPDTLFLSEAFTRPKIMEQLAKQGFTQSYTYFTWRTNKHELTEYVNELTKTDLKEYFRPNFWPNTPDINPFHLQGANESLYMIRYFLAATLSSNTGIYGPVFEFMISDAVPGKEEYHDSEKYQIRHWDWKAENKLMRVITRINQARRSNPSLQQTNNIQFCEIHDDGMMAYYKFDEARENNTLMVLSLDPYNFKQASVKVPRHELGLDFGQSITVEDLITGNSYHWDQEWCYVELHPGMPFHLFRIHKN, from the coding sequence ATGCTGGAAAAGAGCAGAATTGTTATTGAAAATATAGAACCTGAAGTTAACTGTGGGGAATATCCCATAAAAAGAGTGGTGAATGAGATCGTTCAGGTAAGTGCAGACATATTTGGAGATGGCCATGATATTATTCAGGCTTCCGTTTTTTATAAGCACAATAAACAAAGAAGCTGGAACGAATCTAGAATGCTCCCAACCGTAAATGATAGCTGGAGTGGTCACTTTAACGTAGAAAAGCAGGGAGATTATGAATATTACCTTCAGGGTTGGGAAGATCACGGATTAAACTGGCGCCACGGTATTGTAAAAAAGATCGAGGATGGCCAGCATGTAAATTCTGAATTACTGGAAGGAGCAGAATTGCTGAAGCCTATTCTTAAAAAATGTACGAAATCTGAAGCTGAACTGGTTAAACGTGCTATCTCAACTTTTCAGAATAAAGAAGAATATGACGAAGCGGTCAATATTTGTGTTAATCAGGACCTGGAAAATATATTTATAAATTATCCTATAAAGGCTGTTCCCTATGAAACTAAAAAATTACCGGTTTATGTAGACCGTAAAAAAGCACGATTCAGTACCTGGTATGAATTTTTTCCACGCTCTGCTTCACCTGAAGAAAACAAGCATGGAACTTTTAAAGATTGCGAAAACATACTTCCAAGAATCGCAGAAATGGGGTTCGATGTTCTTTACTTCCCTCCAGTCCATCCAATTGGAGAGGTAAATAGAAAAGGAAAGAACAATGCGACAGATGCCGCACCAGGTGACGTTGGGTCACCCTGGGGCATAGGTTCAGAAAAAGGTGGCCATACAGATCTTCATCCGGAATTGGGAGACCTAAAGGATTTTAAATCGCTTGTAGACCGGGCGAAGGATCTGGACATAGAGATCGCCATGGACTTTGCTTTACAGGCCGCACCAGACCACCCTTATGTGAAACAACATCCAAAATGGTTTAAGTGGCGACCAGATGGTAGTATTCAGTATGCTGAAAATCCACCAAAGAAGTATCAGGACATTCTCCCCATTCATTTTGAATCTGACGAGTGGAAGAAAATGTGGTCTGAGTTCCGGGATATAGTATTATACTGGATAGAAGAGGTAGGAATAAATATTTTCAGGGTAGATAATCCGCACACCAAACCCTTCTATTTCTGGGGTTGGCTTATAGCTGAAGTAAAGAAAAAACATCCTGATACACTCTTCCTTTCTGAAGCCTTTACCCGGCCTAAGATCATGGAGCAACTTGCCAAACAGGGCTTTACCCAATCTTATACCTATTTCACCTGGCGAACTAATAAACATGAATTAACGGAATATGTAAATGAACTTACAAAGACCGACCTGAAAGAATATTTTAGACCTAACTTCTGGCCTAATACTCCAGATATTAATCCTTTTCATCTACAGGGAGCCAATGAATCTCTGTATATGATAAGATATTTCCTGGCCGCTACTTTAAGTTCTAATACCGGTATTTATGGGCCTGTTTTCGAATTTATGATCTCAGATGCCGTTCCTGGAAAAGAAGAATATCATGATTCTGAAAAATACCAGATAAGGCATTGGGACTGGAAGGCAGAGAATAAATTAATGCGCGTGATCACCAGGATAAACCAGGCCAGAAGATCAAATCCCTCCCTGCAGCAAACCAATAACATCCAGTTTTGCGAGATCCATGACGATGGCATGATGGCCTATTACAAATTTGATGAGGCCAGGGAGAATAATACGCTTATGGTGCTAAGCCTGGATCCATACAATTTTAAACAAGCCTCGGTAAAAGTCCCACGACACGAACTGGGACTCGATTTTGGACAATCTATCACTGTAGAAGACCTTATAACTGGCAATTCTTACCATTGGGACCAGGAATGGTGCTATGTAGAATTGCATCCGGGTATGCCATTCCACCTATTCCGAATTCATAAAAATTAA
- a CDS encoding diheme cytochrome c-553: MFKTKFKNEPWDNYALKFSLALSLIFLVSCNDKDYKEVPEQKTMTKNDSIKRGEYLVETIGCRDCHSPKSFTERGLEEIPELALSGYHTGDSLPKINSEALQNGWMLFNGDLTAAVGPWGVSFAANITSDDTGIGNWTPERFKTAMREGKLKGDKGGRMILPPMPWQNFGKLSDEDLESMFKYLKSTKPIENAVPAPIPPNKLDSLKTA, from the coding sequence ATGTTTAAAACTAAATTTAAAAATGAGCCATGGGATAATTATGCGCTAAAATTTAGCTTGGCCCTATCCCTGATTTTTCTGGTTTCCTGCAATGACAAGGACTATAAGGAAGTACCGGAACAAAAGACAATGACTAAGAACGATAGCATAAAACGAGGTGAATACCTTGTAGAAACTATTGGATGTCGCGACTGCCATTCTCCAAAATCATTCACCGAAAGAGGTCTCGAAGAGATCCCTGAACTGGCTTTGAGTGGTTATCATACCGGGGATAGCCTACCTAAAATTAATTCTGAAGCATTACAAAATGGATGGATGTTATTCAACGGTGACCTTACAGCGGCTGTGGGTCCTTGGGGAGTTTCTTTTGCAGCCAACATTACCTCAGACGATACCGGAATAGGAAACTGGACTCCAGAACGCTTTAAAACCGCAATGAGAGAAGGGAAGTTAAAAGGAGATAAAGGTGGGCGAATGATCCTACCACCAATGCCCTGGCAAAATTTTGGTAAACTATCTGATGAAGATCTGGAATCTATGTTCAAATACCTGAAAAGTACCAAGCCTATCGAGAATGCGGTACCGGCTCCCATTCCTCCGAACAAACTCGATAGTTTAAAAACAGCTTAA
- a CDS encoding RNA methyltransferase, producing the protein METDNLKQGFFGIGIQNGKTPENLGVLWRSAQNMGASFIFTIGNRYSKQACDTHKAVGAMPYFHYKTFEDFYAHLPKGAMLVGVELTEDAQPLEDFKHPRRCVYLLGAEDHGLSNAAIEKAHYLVKFKSTLSLNVSVAGSIVMYDRGLKTDFST; encoded by the coding sequence ATGGAAACAGATAATTTGAAACAGGGTTTTTTTGGGATTGGGATTCAGAACGGGAAAACGCCTGAAAACCTCGGGGTATTATGGAGATCGGCCCAGAATATGGGAGCTAGTTTTATATTTACTATAGGTAATCGCTATTCAAAACAGGCTTGTGATACTCATAAAGCAGTAGGAGCCATGCCTTATTTTCATTATAAAACCTTTGAAGATTTTTATGCTCATCTACCCAAAGGTGCTATGTTGGTTGGGGTAGAGCTAACCGAAGATGCACAGCCACTGGAGGACTTTAAACATCCAAGGCGTTGTGTGTATCTTTTGGGAGCTGAAGATCATGGATTATCTAATGCGGCTATCGAAAAGGCCCATTACCTGGTCAAATTTAAATCTACTCTTAGTCTGAATGTATCTGTAGCCGGAAGTATAGTTATGTATGATCGCGGTCTAAAAACAGATTTTTCTACCTGA
- a CDS encoding TonB-dependent receptor, with amino-acid sequence MSALSEDEFENILSIQNKCTRLNLNENIYGTFAEIGAGQETVRHFFRAGNPKGTIAKTLSAYDKDFSDAIYGLDPQNRYVTVERLKRMIDYEAELIEQRLSRKKYPDKLFFSYANTVATIDWAKKYKGHGWLGIKFQREPKQEYSEIILHVQFHENNASQQQISLGIMGVNLIYAAFYQSDDPKELIKKLYDHLSKDKIEIDSINFKGPVFENVDNRLMSLELVKEGITEAVMFSPEGNNILPANVLYKKHILTLRGSFRPVTNLNLNMFLSARNLFLNQENVDPDKTVIIFEMTLSNLKSEGDDEINEKDFLDRADLLCASGQTVMISNFQEYYKVVEYFAQHTKKELGLVMGVDNLIDIFNERYYRHLSGGILEAFGKLFFKSLKVYLYPVKDEKTGEIITSKTLKVHPRVKELYKFFVDNGKVIDIEDYDEESLDIHPRKVYEMILDGNNEWEKMVPGLTAKMIKEKKMFSKEKASHS; translated from the coding sequence ATGAGTGCTTTAAGTGAAGATGAATTTGAAAATATTCTATCCATTCAGAATAAATGTACAAGACTGAATCTGAATGAGAATATTTACGGAACCTTCGCAGAAATTGGTGCGGGACAGGAAACGGTTCGGCATTTTTTCAGGGCTGGGAATCCAAAAGGAACCATAGCCAAAACTCTTAGTGCATATGATAAAGATTTTAGTGATGCTATCTACGGTTTAGATCCACAGAACCGATATGTGACCGTGGAACGCCTGAAAAGGATGATAGATTATGAAGCGGAACTTATAGAACAGCGACTTTCCAGAAAAAAATATCCAGATAAATTATTCTTTAGTTATGCTAATACAGTAGCTACTATAGACTGGGCAAAAAAATATAAAGGTCATGGCTGGTTAGGAATTAAATTCCAGAGAGAACCTAAACAAGAGTATAGTGAGATCATCCTGCATGTTCAGTTTCATGAAAACAATGCTTCACAGCAGCAAATAAGCCTGGGTATTATGGGGGTGAACCTTATATATGCCGCTTTCTACCAAAGTGATGATCCCAAGGAACTAATCAAGAAATTATATGATCATTTAAGCAAGGACAAGATCGAAATTGATTCGATAAATTTTAAGGGTCCTGTGTTCGAAAATGTGGATAACAGGTTAATGAGCCTGGAACTGGTTAAAGAAGGAATCACCGAGGCCGTGATGTTTTCTCCTGAAGGGAATAATATTTTACCGGCAAATGTACTTTACAAAAAACATATTCTCACTCTTAGAGGTAGCTTCAGACCAGTTACAAATCTGAATTTAAATATGTTCCTGAGTGCACGAAATCTTTTTTTGAACCAGGAAAATGTAGATCCAGACAAAACGGTGATCATCTTCGAAATGACCTTGAGCAATTTAAAATCTGAAGGAGATGATGAAATAAATGAAAAGGACTTTTTAGATCGCGCAGACCTGTTATGCGCTTCCGGGCAAACCGTTATGATCTCCAATTTCCAGGAATATTATAAGGTGGTGGAATATTTCGCCCAGCATACCAAAAAAGAACTTGGACTTGTCATGGGTGTAGACAACCTCATCGATATATTTAATGAAAGATATTACCGTCATCTGAGCGGTGGAATCTTAGAAGCTTTCGGAAAACTATTTTTCAAAAGCCTGAAAGTTTATTTATATCCTGTAAAGGATGAAAAAACAGGTGAGATCATTACCAGTAAAACTTTAAAAGTACATCCTAGAGTCAAAGAGCTTTATAAGTTCTTTGTGGATAACGGAAAGGTGATCGATATTGAGGATTATGATGAAGAGTCTTTAGATATTCACCCGAGAAAGGTATATGAAATGATCCTTGATGGTAATAATGAATGGGAAAAAATGGTTCCTGGATTAACCGCCAAAATGATCAAGGAAAAGAAAATGTTCTCAAAAGAAAAGGCTTCCCACAGCTAG
- a CDS encoding carboxypeptidase-like regulatory domain-containing protein has translation MKNSFLLSFILLLVSASVFSQEFSGKVLDEKTKKPIPFATVQFAKNRGVITNDEGFFTINRPASEIEELMISSVGYEPNQVKTLDTGNNIFYLKTQVIQLDDVFISDKKLTGKEIMEKAKERVEENYDIGTIKKRFFFRESNLNAVKRFDLDVQESSIADIDQNLMDSISESIPKNVNSYIEALGDFKGNYKSQEVELIKGANLYNPQSTASLDKLLDRMDNLFKENVKPDSYLKIKSGLLGVKVDVDEIIEENEKPENEPTEEEIAETEARKKKSVVETTNTYVESLLNHAFWNEEGTFNLFDKLNKYRFTVEGYTYLESSLVYIIKFEPKGNADFKGQVYVDTEDYGVHRLDYENVKPLKKFKLLGISSIDDVFRGKMIFTKNASGHYLPRYMEREAGESFGIDRPLKMIEKNKNVIGKRKQNELDLDILINVSQRNKYQLIFFYHFDEENAVAIDESSSNEFEYQTLKKYDPDFWDGYNIMEPNSAIKEFTAIESK, from the coding sequence ATGAAAAATTCATTTCTTCTTAGCTTCATTCTTTTGCTTGTTTCTGCCTCGGTTTTTTCTCAGGAGTTTTCAGGAAAAGTCTTGGATGAAAAAACTAAAAAGCCTATTCCATTTGCTACAGTACAGTTTGCTAAAAACCGTGGTGTAATTACAAATGATGAAGGCTTTTTTACTATTAACAGACCTGCTTCTGAAATTGAGGAGCTTATGATCTCCTCTGTTGGCTATGAACCAAATCAAGTTAAGACTTTAGATACCGGAAATAATATTTTTTATCTAAAAACACAGGTGATACAGTTGGACGATGTTTTTATTAGTGATAAAAAATTAACCGGTAAGGAGATCATGGAGAAAGCGAAAGAAAGGGTTGAGGAGAATTATGATATTGGAACAATTAAGAAGCGATTTTTTTTCAGGGAGTCTAATCTCAATGCCGTAAAGAGATTCGATCTTGATGTTCAGGAAAGCAGTATCGCAGATATAGATCAAAATTTGATGGACAGTATTTCTGAAAGTATTCCGAAAAATGTGAATTCTTATATCGAAGCGCTTGGAGATTTTAAGGGAAATTATAAGTCTCAGGAAGTGGAGCTTATCAAAGGGGCTAACCTTTATAATCCGCAGAGCACCGCTTCCCTCGATAAACTTCTCGATAGGATGGATAATCTTTTCAAAGAGAATGTAAAACCAGATTCCTACCTGAAGATCAAATCTGGCCTGCTTGGGGTTAAAGTTGATGTGGATGAAATTATTGAGGAGAATGAGAAACCTGAAAATGAGCCTACCGAGGAGGAAATTGCAGAAACCGAAGCCAGGAAGAAGAAATCTGTGGTGGAGACTACAAATACTTATGTGGAATCATTATTGAATCATGCTTTCTGGAATGAGGAGGGTACTTTTAATCTTTTTGACAAACTCAATAAGTACAGATTTACAGTTGAGGGCTATACATATCTTGAATCCAGCCTGGTGTATATTATAAAATTTGAACCCAAAGGCAACGCAGATTTTAAGGGACAGGTCTATGTAGATACTGAAGATTATGGAGTTCATCGATTGGATTACGAGAATGTGAAACCACTGAAAAAATTCAAATTATTAGGAATAAGCAGCATTGATGATGTGTTTCGGGGAAAAATGATCTTTACAAAGAATGCTTCGGGACATTATCTGCCCAGATATATGGAAAGGGAAGCGGGTGAAAGTTTTGGAATAGACCGACCCTTGAAAATGATTGAAAAGAATAAAAATGTGATTGGCAAGCGGAAGCAAAATGAGCTGGATCTGGATATTCTTATAAACGTGAGTCAGCGAAACAAATATCAACTTATTTTCTTCTATCACTTTGATGAAGAAAATGCGGTAGCGATAGATGAAAGCTCTTCAAATGAATTTGAATATCAAACCCTTAAAAAATACGATCCAGATTTCTGGGATGGCTATAATATCATGGAACCAAATTCTGCCATAAAAGAATTTACTGCAATCGAATCGAAATAA
- a CDS encoding VOC family protein: MKTFYSCILFILIMANSNAQSNPFQLMKDHDALQVKDLDTSAKFYGEVLGLEEIPNGGLPDHIRWFQLGDKVQIHLIESEYVPEINKGVHMSLSTNKLNELMDFLISENIDFENWPGEPNTTNTRPDGVKQIYLQDPDGYWIEINDGSL, from the coding sequence ATGAAAACTTTTTATTCCTGTATACTCTTTATTTTAATTATGGCTAATTCTAATGCGCAATCCAATCCGTTTCAGTTAATGAAAGATCATGATGCCCTCCAGGTAAAGGATTTGGATACTTCAGCAAAATTTTACGGTGAAGTATTAGGTTTGGAAGAAATCCCTAATGGAGGGCTTCCAGATCATATTCGGTGGTTTCAGCTTGGTGATAAAGTTCAGATCCATCTGATAGAAAGCGAATATGTTCCCGAAATAAACAAAGGAGTGCATATGAGTTTGAGTACCAATAAACTCAATGAACTCATGGATTTTCTAATTTCTGAAAATATAGATTTTGAGAACTGGCCTGGAGAGCCAAATACCACGAATACACGCCCAGATGGGGTCAAACAGATCTATCTCCAGGATCCTGACGGATACTGGATCGAGATCAATGACGGCAGTCTTTAG